One Paenibacillus sp. FSL W8-0186 genomic window carries:
- a CDS encoding efflux RND transporter periplasmic adaptor subunit: MLINTYLIITREAPRNTIISNNNIFTVSSQSLSETTLISGVFEYEEEELIYVDKTLGEIQNILVSEGQSVKIGTPLFEYNSESIAKQKRQIELERRRLHLQTEMNRRQISEMEAQFKEEVIAKGPDEAKSYNIGQLQDLQLQVELSEVELKTLEMDLEELDAKESSLLVKSSIDGTVRAVNAHPRSSDAPPVVHITSDSYVIRGTINEFDSVRVRPGQSVWIKSKALPDHKWNGKLQHIGSIPYKPESGESGTISKYPFIVTLEEPNSSLLPGYHVYIGIEETGLQQPLSIPSSAIVRKEDKTHVYVLEGDSIRLREVTTGNVNGEHIDIVDGILEGDRILLEPSNHWDEEEEVEIHD, translated from the coding sequence TTGCTAATCAATACTTACTTAATCATAACCCGGGAAGCTCCGCGTAATACGATTATTTCCAATAATAACATTTTTACTGTTTCCAGCCAATCCCTTTCAGAGACGACATTGATTTCAGGCGTTTTTGAATATGAGGAGGAGGAGCTAATTTACGTTGACAAGACGTTGGGGGAAATCCAGAACATCCTTGTCTCGGAAGGACAATCCGTTAAGATCGGTACCCCCCTATTCGAATATAACAGCGAATCAATTGCGAAACAAAAGAGACAGATTGAGCTAGAGAGGAGACGACTACATCTGCAAACCGAGATGAACCGTCGTCAGATTTCTGAAATGGAAGCACAGTTCAAGGAGGAAGTTATAGCGAAAGGACCTGACGAGGCAAAAAGCTATAACATTGGCCAGCTTCAGGATCTGCAATTGCAGGTGGAACTCTCAGAGGTTGAACTGAAAACGTTAGAGATGGATCTGGAAGAACTGGATGCGAAGGAATCGTCCCTGCTCGTAAAAAGTTCGATTGACGGCACCGTTAGGGCCGTGAACGCTCACCCACGCTCATCCGACGCTCCCCCAGTCGTACATATCACCTCAGATAGTTACGTCATACGCGGTACGATTAACGAATTCGATTCCGTTCGCGTTCGTCCCGGCCAATCCGTATGGATCAAGTCGAAGGCTCTGCCGGATCACAAATGGAATGGAAAACTGCAGCATATCGGAAGCATCCCGTACAAGCCGGAGAGCGGCGAATCAGGAACAATCTCAAAATACCCCTTTATCGTAACTTTGGAGGAGCCGAACTCCTCTTTATTACCCGGGTACCATGTGTATATTGGGATTGAGGAGACCGGGCTGCAACAGCCTCTTTCAATTCCAAGCTCCGCAATCGTCCGGAAAGAAGACAAGACTCATGTCTACGTCCTGGAAGGTGATAGCATAAGATTGCGAGAGGTGACAACAGGAAATGTTAATGGAGAGCATATCGATATCGTCGACGGCATACTTGAAGGCGATCGTATCCTTCTCGAGCCCTCCAATCATTGGGACGAAGAAGAGGAAGTTGAGATTCATGATTAA
- a CDS encoding YIP1 family protein, producing the protein MENGQLVVVNTNQKQTKLSHLLTILYAPTNTFRALGQSPKLRWLIFILLTAHIGITFFVSEGLLETSEMQGLLNQNDVQMPAAVLNLIKFLIVLFSSLWYFFMLFIVYLLQLAVVKFMKLPLGGKALGAIILLSQVPQIIGKILQFPFFNPDQLQNEEAQIAIGSLGLLVSQFTTDGTLIRLAANVNIFEIWSYALIGLGISVATACSIKKGFLASFVIWALVFVLNTAVIFLLPR; encoded by the coding sequence ATGGAGAACGGTCAATTAGTTGTTGTGAATACGAATCAGAAGCAGACGAAGCTCTCTCATCTCCTTACGATTCTTTATGCACCTACGAATACTTTTCGTGCGCTTGGTCAGTCTCCGAAGCTTAGATGGCTAATTTTTATTCTGTTGACAGCCCATATCGGGATCACGTTTTTCGTTTCCGAAGGCTTACTAGAGACTAGCGAAATGCAAGGGCTTCTGAATCAAAATGATGTGCAAATGCCAGCGGCCGTGTTAAATTTGATTAAGTTTTTGATTGTTTTGTTCTCATCGCTATGGTATTTTTTTATGCTGTTTATCGTGTACTTATTACAACTTGCGGTGGTCAAATTTATGAAGCTGCCACTCGGAGGAAAGGCGCTTGGCGCAATCATCCTGTTATCCCAAGTTCCTCAAATCATCGGAAAAATCCTGCAATTTCCCTTCTTTAACCCAGACCAGCTCCAGAACGAGGAAGCGCAAATTGCTATCGGCAGCCTTGGCCTCCTTGTATCGCAATTCACGACAGACGGCACGCTTATTCGATTGGCTGCGAATGTGAATATCTTCGAAATATGGAGCTATGCATTAATCGGATTAGGCATCTCTGTAGCCACAGCATGTTCCATCAAGAAGGGATTCCTAGCCTCCTTTGTCATCTGGGCTCTTGTATTCGTTCTGAACACGGCAGTCATTTTCCTGCTGCCTCGATAA